GGTCGGGTTCAGGGTGATACGAGCGGGATCACCGTAGATATAGCCCCAGACCGGCGTCATCTGCTCTTTTGCAGCCGCTGCGGTAGCGCTGCCAAGTATCGGGATACCCTTACAAGTCGCTATTTTCGCCATGTCCCTCTTTGGGGGATCCCTGTATGGCTCCGGTACAGCCCCCGCAGAGTTCGGTGCGGACATTGTGGCGTCAAGGTGGAGTATTTCCCCTGGAGCACAGGCAAACATCGGTTCACAACGGCTTTTGCCCACTTCCTGGCTTCGTGGGCCCGGTTACTGCCCTGGAAACATGTAGCACAGCTTTTTGGTTGCTCCTGGGGTACCGTGGCCGCTGCTGTTGACCAGATTGTCGAGTATGGTCTGGCCCATCAAGATCTCTCGAATCTGACGCACATTGGGATTGACGAAATCTCCCGAGAAAAGGGCCAAGTATACCTAACCAATGTCTACGACCTGAATACCTCCAGACTCGTATGGAGCGGGGAAAAACGGACAAAGGCAACAATTACCAACTTCTTCACCTCGCTTGGCCCTAGCAAGATCGATAAGCTTGAAGGGGTCTGTTGCGACATGTGGGAGCCGTATACCCAGGTCATTCAAGACAAGGCCCCGAAAGCGACGATGGTCTTCGACAAATTCCACATTGTCCGGCATCTCAATGAAGCCGTTGACCAGGTCCGTAGAGACGAGATCCGGGAGAAGGGCCAAAAGCACAAGGATCTGGTTAAAGACACCCGATATATCTGGCTCAAGAACCCGTGGAACCTGACTGACAAGCAGGCATCTCGGTTGAATGCACTGGAAAAACTCAATCTCAAAATCAACAGGGCGTATTTACTCAAGGAATCATTTCGCCAGTTCTGGTCGTATGAGTGCAGGACTTCAGCCAAAGATTTCCTCGACAAGTGGTTCTGGTGGGCGACGCATTCCAGGCTGAAGCCAATGCGAAATTTTGCTTGGATGCTGCGCCGCAAAGAAGAAAATATTCTCAGTTATTTCGATATGCCCATCAGCAATGGCTCGGTGGAAGGCCTCAACAATAAGGCTAAAGTCATTAGTCACAGAGCATACGGGTTCAGGTCGGCCAAGAACTACATCCGGAATCTGTACCATTGCATGGGCGGGCTACCTGAACCCCAAATTATGCACAGATTTGTGTGAGGAACCAAGCAATTTTGCTGCCAGGGTGTGAAGAGTGTTGTGAAGTCAATTCTAAAACTATAGTATTTTTTTGACACAAAATTCTATGAAATTTTATAGTACAAACCCTATTTGATTGTGATAACCCAAAACTGACCAGGTAGCCCGGGGTGTGATCACCGAAATTTGACCACCTCCAGCACCCCCTTCATCTTGGGAAAGCCAACTCAATCCAAGATGGAGGAAAGGAGGTATGCTGAAGGTGGAACAATTTGAATTTATCCGTACCAGCTATCGTGTCTATGGTCTGTCCATATCTGAAATCGCCCGGAAAACCGGGCACTCACGAAACACGATACGCAAGGTCCTACGCAACGAGCACAGCGGCTATGCCGCCAGGAAGCAGCAACCGATGCCGGCATTAGAGGGCTTTGCGGGGGCCATCGATTCTTGGCTTGAGCAGGACAAGCAAAGGCCCCCAAAGCAGCGGCATACCGCGAGGCGGATCTTTCGCCGGCTGGTCCATGAGCACGGTTTCCAAGGCTCAGAGCCGGCAGTACGGCGCTATGTGCGCCAAGCAAAAACTCGAATCGGTCTTGGGGCAAAGGGGGCTTTTGTCCCCGCAGAGCCGGACGCGGGCCTGGAAGCCGAAGTGGACTGGGGCGATTTCAAAGCCTACATCGCCGGAAAACTGACCCCGCTCAAGCTCTTCTGCATGCGCTCCAAGTATTCCAGCACAAGCTTTGTGCGGGCCTATCCAGTCGAGCGGCAGCAGGCCCTTATTGATGCCCACATGCAAGCTTTTGCTTTTTTCGGCGGTGTTTTCCCCACGTTGATCTATGACAACATGACCGCTGCGGTCCAAAAGATTCTCAGAGGCAAAAAGCGCATTGAACAGGACGGCTTTGCCAAATTCAGAGCCCACTATACCTTTGATGCTGTCTTTTGTAATCCTAGGGCAGCGCATGAAAAAGGCGGTGTTGAAGGCCTCGTGGGCTACGCCCGACGTAATTTTCTCACCCCGGTGCCTGATGTTGATTCTCTCCAAGAACTCAATGAGTCACTGTTGAGCCAGTGTCTCCTCTATAAAGAGCAGCATATCGTCTCCGGGCAGGAATATACCGTTGGTCAGCGTTTTGAGCATGAAAAGCACCGGCTCCTGGATCTGCCTGCTCAGCCCTACAGCAACACCATTTCACAGTCGGGCAAAGTAAACCATTATGGCACAGTCATATCGGACAAAAACCACTACTCCGTGCCCTCCCGGTATGCGGGGCTGAAAGTCCACCTGAGCCTCGGCGCGCAAAAGGTCGAGGTATTTTACGATGGACGCCGCATTGCCTGCCATGACCGCGTTTACGGGAACAACAAGTGGGTGCTTGACCCTGATCACTACCTGGATCTGTTGCAAACGCGTCCCAGCGCCTTTAGCTCGGCCAAGCCCATCAAGCAGTGGCGTGCTGAGTGGCCGGCAAGCTTTGAACGGCTCCTCCAGCGCTTACGGCAAGCACAGGGGATAGGCAAAGGCACCAAGGACTTTATCAGTGTGCTCAAGCTCTACCGCGAGCATGCATCCGAGGACGTCGAGCGGGCTGTCCAGCGCGCTCTGGAGGCGGGCGTTAGCAGCGGCGAAGCCGTGAGGCACCTTCTCCGGCCACAAATCCCTGAGCCTGTTAGCGGCCCCGTTCCAGGGTGGAGCAGCTTTGTCCCTGCGGATATCTCAGTGTATGGCGAGCTCGGAGGTGTATCATGAACCCCGCGGTCAGCGTCACCCTCAAGGAGAACCTCCAGAGCCTGAACCTCTCCCAGATGGCCAAGGAATTGGAGTCCTTTCTGCGGCAGGCTCGCGAATCGGGCATGGACTATGCCGAGCTGCTTTTGCAGATGACTGACCATGAAATGCGGATTCGGGCTGACAACCGGCTCAAGCGCCGCCTCAAAGAAGCCAAGTTCCCTTTGATCAAGACCATAGAGGGGTTTGACTTTGAGATCACTGCCGACCTGGACAGGCGGCTGATCCGGGAGCTTTGCAGCGGCGAATATGTCAAAGAGCACAAAAACGTAATCTTCCTGGGCAAAAGCGGTACAGGCAAAACCCATCTGGCCACAGCCCTTGGTGTGGAGGCCTGTCGCCAGGGAGTCCGCACTCGATTTGTCACAGCCTGCGGCCTGGTCAACGAACTCATCGAGGCCCGGCAGGAAAAGGATCTGCAGCGCATCCTCAAGCGCTATGGTCGCTATGGGCTGCTCATCCTCGATGAGCTGGGGTACATACCCTTTTCCCAGGAAGGGGCGGAACTGCTGTTTCAGGTGCTTGCTGAGCGCCATGAACGCGGTTCTGTGATCATCACCAGCAATCTCGGCTTTGGGGACTGGACCCAGGTTTTTGGCGACGCCAACCTGACAGCAGCCCTTCTTGACCGGCTCACCCACAAGGCCCACATCATTGAGTGTTCTTGGCAGAGCTACCGGCTACAGGAGGCGCTGCAAGGCCAGGCAAACAACTAAGACCGGCCGCTTCCCCACCCCCGGGGGTGGGGAAGGCTACCCTGAAACAACCCCAGGGGGGTGGTCAAATTTGCGTTATCACGCCTGGTCAATTTTGGGTTGTCACTACGACTATTTGACATGCAAATTTTATTAAGCCTGTAAATTCAAAACTGTTTTATTAATTGCTTTTATGAAAAATTAAATACAATCATGAGCTTGAGTCAAGAGATTTTACTGAATAGTATCCATAAGATAAATAAAACACATTTATATTTATTTTTTGGTTCCTCACACAAATCTGTGCATAATTTGGGGTTCAGGTAGCCCGC
The sequence above is drawn from the Desulfohalobium retbaense DSM 5692 genome and encodes:
- a CDS encoding ISL3 family transposase, whose product is MLVSQLTKLTLDIQGFRVGRVQGDTSGITVDIAPDRRHLLFCSRCGSAAKYRDTLTSRYFRHVPLWGIPVWLRYSPRRVRCGHCGVKVEYFPWSTGKHRFTTAFAHFLASWARLLPWKHVAQLFGCSWGTVAAAVDQIVEYGLAHQDLSNLTHIGIDEISREKGQVYLTNVYDLNTSRLVWSGEKRTKATITNFFTSLGPSKIDKLEGVCCDMWEPYTQVIQDKAPKATMVFDKFHIVRHLNEAVDQVRRDEIREKGQKHKDLVKDTRYIWLKNPWNLTDKQASRLNALEKLNLKINRAYLLKESFRQFWSYECRTSAKDFLDKWFWWATHSRLKPMRNFAWMLRRKEENILSYFDMPISNGSVEGLNNKAKVISHRAYGFRSAKNYIRNLYHCMGGLPEPQIMHRFV
- the istA gene encoding IS21 family transposase; the protein is MLKVEQFEFIRTSYRVYGLSISEIARKTGHSRNTIRKVLRNEHSGYAARKQQPMPALEGFAGAIDSWLEQDKQRPPKQRHTARRIFRRLVHEHGFQGSEPAVRRYVRQAKTRIGLGAKGAFVPAEPDAGLEAEVDWGDFKAYIAGKLTPLKLFCMRSKYSSTSFVRAYPVERQQALIDAHMQAFAFFGGVFPTLIYDNMTAAVQKILRGKKRIEQDGFAKFRAHYTFDAVFCNPRAAHEKGGVEGLVGYARRNFLTPVPDVDSLQELNESLLSQCLLYKEQHIVSGQEYTVGQRFEHEKHRLLDLPAQPYSNTISQSGKVNHYGTVISDKNHYSVPSRYAGLKVHLSLGAQKVEVFYDGRRIACHDRVYGNNKWVLDPDHYLDLLQTRPSAFSSAKPIKQWRAEWPASFERLLQRLRQAQGIGKGTKDFISVLKLYREHASEDVERAVQRALEAGVSSGEAVRHLLRPQIPEPVSGPVPGWSSFVPADISVYGELGGVS
- the istB gene encoding IS21-like element helper ATPase IstB, which gives rise to MNPAVSVTLKENLQSLNLSQMAKELESFLRQARESGMDYAELLLQMTDHEMRIRADNRLKRRLKEAKFPLIKTIEGFDFEITADLDRRLIRELCSGEYVKEHKNVIFLGKSGTGKTHLATALGVEACRQGVRTRFVTACGLVNELIEARQEKDLQRILKRYGRYGLLILDELGYIPFSQEGAELLFQVLAERHERGSVIITSNLGFGDWTQVFGDANLTAALLDRLTHKAHIIECSWQSYRLQEALQGQANN